From Mastacembelus armatus chromosome 13, fMasArm1.2, whole genome shotgun sequence, one genomic window encodes:
- the irf2bp1 gene encoding interferon regulatory factor 2-binding protein 1, with product MSSPSSSRRQWCYLCDLPKMPWTVVWDFSEVVCRGCVNYEGANQIEFLIASARQLKRTHGLQDGNVRSPGPSPNKHGASGRGEAAADGGRPHTDRFERGGRGETTSSAVRVPPNGLHRDGQPPPEVNRQSPSGSRRPMLSAAIPPSLVTQSIAGIPHGLLAGMPAGLTARTAPMNNPMIFPAPVLAEMSRRQLGIGMGIAPFITPELERELSSAQNQPKTQTQIHTAVAGSSTSKSTGLPSSSSSIAGGVSQTSPKPASSPARQPRPLTARSGGEPLGSSNSAEAATTAAALPHSGASELASASAGNAISTGNTLSCTLCHERLEDTHFVQCPSVPGHRFCFPCTRVYIQSRRGDGEVYCPSGERCPLDNSPNSPPWAFMQGEVSTILGTAGAGAASAAASGAGTGPGAAAASGAGGGAASGSAAASGDVTVKKERET from the exons ATGTCGTCCCCGTCCTCCTCCAGGCGCCAGTGGTGCTACCTGTGCGACCTGCCAAAGATGCCCTGGACTGTGGTGTGGGACTTCAGTGAAGTGGTTTGCCGTGGCTGCGTGAACTACGAGGGAGCTAATCAGATTGAATTCCTCATAGCGAGCGCCCGACAGTTGAAACGGACTCACGGGTTGCAGGACGGTAACGTAAGGTCACCTGGTCCCTCGCCGAATAAACACGGCGCGTCTGGCAGAGGAGAGGCGGCTGCAGACGGGGGCAGGCCTCACACCGATCGCTTCGAAAGGGGGGGAAGAGGAGAAACGACCAGCTCCGCCGTTCGCGTGCCGCCAAACGGGCTGCACCGTGACGGGCAGCCGCCTCCAGAAGTGAACCGCCAGAGCCCCAGCGGCAGTCGGAGACCCATGCTAAGCGCCGCTATACCTCCCAGCCTAGTCACTCAAAGTATTGCTGGGATTCCTCACGGGCTACTTGCGGGCATGCCTGCGGGTCTGACCGCTAGGACAGCACCCATGAATAACCCCATGATCTTCCCTGCTCCGGTGCTGGCCGAGATGAGTCGCAGACAGCTGGGAATAGGGATGGGGATAGCCCCTTTTATCACTCCGGAGCTGGAGCGAGAACTCAGTTCAGCCCAGAATCAACCCAAGACACAGACGCAGATCCACACTGCTGTGGCTGGCAGCAGCACCAGCAAGAGTACAGGGCtcccatcttcttcttcttccataGCTGGAGGTGTGAGCCAGACCAGCCCCAAGCCTGCCTCTTCTCCAGCCAGGCAACCACGCCCCCTTACCGCAAGGTCTGGAGGAGAGCCTCTGGGATCCAGCAACTCAGCAGAGGCGGCCACCACAGCTGCAGCGTTACCCCACAGCGGTGCCTCCGAGCTGGCATCAGCTTCTGCCGGCAACGCCATTTCCACCGGAAACACTCTGTCCTGTACCTTGTGTCATGAGAGGCTGGAAGACACGCACTTTGTCCAGTGTCCATCGGTGCCAGGCCatag GTTCTGTTTTCCCTGCACCAGAGTGTACATCCAGAGCCGGCGAGGCGATGGGGAGGTGTACTGCCCCAGTGGAGAGCGCTGTCCATTGGATAACTCTCCCAACAGTCCCCCATGGGCCTTTATGCAGGGAGAGGTTTCTACCATACTCGGCACTGCTGGAGCAGGAGCTGCATCAGCTGCCGCATCTGGAGCTGGGACAGGGCCTGGAGCTGCGGCTGCGTCCGGGGCTGGGGGTGGAGCTGCGAGTGGATCCGCAGCTGCGAGCGGAGATGTTACCgtcaagaaagagagagagacgtgA
- the foxa3 gene encoding hepatocyte nuclear factor 3-gamma, protein MLSSVKMETHDLPEWNTSFYSEASEMYSSPSSMNSGLGSMGSMGAINSYINLNPATASPAGMNMAYPSSSLSSSPLASMGSGHGHMSLSPVASSLSSGSLTQLGPAAPGTLGSLPHYQNMSQSMSQLGYPSTATLSRAGPKEIPQKPYRRSLTHAKPPYSYISLITMAIQQSGNKMLTLNEIYQWIMDLFPYYRENQQRWQNSIRHSLSFNDCFVKVARSPDKPGKGSYWTLHPQSGNMFENGCYLRRQKRFKIEDKAMKKGSKSQEVGSGKGGPSGDPLVEDCSPAEGSEGADSAHSDNSHPGSSDDQPHPRNSMVPLDCQPLSSSHLHSPPVSLPPSSSTSSSLPPSSMSLSATSSSNPLLHSQSLAASAHLLPSTMQQHMDLQSDALKSLDPHYNFNHPFSITNLMSNEQKMDLKSYQDQVMAYNSYAGGSPVGAKQIYDSPGPAAMDSGAYYQTLYSRSVLNAS, encoded by the exons ATGTTGAGCTCTGTGAAGATGGAAACGCATGATCTACCAGAGTGGAATACTAGTTTCTACAGCGAAGCCAGTGAG ATGTACTCCTCTCCCAGCAGCATGAACTCTGGTCTGGGCTCCATGGGCTCCATGGGCGCCATCAACAGCTACATCAACCTGAACCCAGCCACGGCCTCCCCTGCAGGTATGAACATGGCGTACCCCAGCTCCAGCCTCAGCAGTTCCCCACTGGCCTCCATGGGCTCTGGGCACGGCCACATGTCCCTCTCCCCAGTGGCCTCATCCCTCAGCTCAGGTTCTTTGACCCAGCTGGGCCCCGCTGCTCCCGGCACCCTGGGCTCCTTGCCTCACTACCAAAACATGAGCCAGTCCATGAGCCAGCTGGGATATCCCTCCACTGCAACCCTGAGCCGGGCTGGGCCCAAGGAGATTCCCCAAAAGCCCTACCGCCGCTCTCTGACCCACGCCAAACCACCATACTCCTACATTTCCCTCATCACCATGGCGATCCAGCAGAGCGGCAACAAGATGCTCACCCTGAACGAGATCTACCAGTGGATCATGGACCTGTTCCCGTACTATCGTGAAAACCAGCAGCGCTGGCAGAACTCCATCCGCCACTCACTCTCCTTCAACGACTGCTTTGTGAAGGTGGCTCGCTCACCGGACAAGCCGGGCAAAGGTTCTTACTGGACTCTGCACCCGCAGTCCGGCAACATGTTCGAGAACGGCTGCTACCTGAGGCGCCAGAAACGCTTCAAGATCGAGGACAAGGCAATGAAGAAAGGAAGCAAGAGCCAGGAGGTGGGCTCGGGGAAAGGAGGCCCCAGTGGAGATCCTCTGGTGGAGGACTGCAGCCCTGCAGAAGGATCAGAGGGAGCTGACTCTGCCCACTCAGACAACTCCCACCCGGGGTCTTCAGATGACCAGCCACATCCACGAAACTCCATGGTTCCTCTAGACTGCCAACCGCTATCCTCCTCACACCTCCACAGCCCACCTGTCTCCCTGCCCCCCTCCTCGTCCAcctcatcctccctccctccgtCCTCCATGTCCCTCTCTGCAACTTCCTCCTCCAACCCGCTCCTCCACTCCCAGTCCTTAGCAGCGAGCGCCCACCTCCTGCCTAGCACCATGCAGCAGCACATGGACCTACAAAGTGATGCCCTCAAGTCTCTGGACCCCCACTACAACTTCAATCACCCCTTTTCCATTACCAACCTTATGTCCAACGAGCAGAAGATGGACCTCAAGTCCTACCAGGACCAGGTGATGGCCTACAACAGCTACGCCGGTGGTTCTCCTGTGGGAGCCAAGCAGATCTACGATAGCCCCGGGCCAGCCGCCATGGACTCAGGTGCTTACTACCAAACTCTGTACAGCCGCTCCGTGCTCAACGCATCCTAA
- the polr1g gene encoding DNA-directed RNA polymerase I subunit RPA34, with protein MPKDISSSSSEDEADTSATKSPAKQKGAEKKSTRYQCPPDYVSFCHKPCSHTLTKSLKTKKNELWLIKAPASFNPGCFSGIKLPLSGLQTLKVPATAGGASTGNGQQIYSVLASTHGNSELHLLTSNKQLSGSMVVGPAFSGLLNLCESYGDTNTNQVPQVIPAAPAPSIPPGLKQRFHPFGSKTPTLTCIAESEVDGATFGPSSTTLHPRVVKRFMEEAGQEEEDEVRKKKKKKKEKRIKTEQEEEVKVKQEPVAEIQEEVMMELPFQKGDVSEEKRKKKKKKKDREREEVEEGVEPSVRMKVEEVTVKCEPVDFSYGDVVEGSGKKKKKKIKTDN; from the exons ATGCCAAAAGACATATCATCCTCATCAAGCGAAGATGAAGCAGACACTTCGGCTACAAAATCTCCAGCAAAGCAAAAGGGAGCCG AAAAGAAGAGTACTCGGTACCAGTGTCCCCCTGACTATGTGTCTTTCTGCCATAAGCCCTGCAGCCACACTCTGACAAAGAGTCTGAAGACCAAGAAGAATGAATTATGGCTTATTAAAGCTCCTGCCAGCTTTAACCCAGGATG TTTCAGTGGCATTAAGCTGCCCCTCTCAGGTCTTCAGACCTTAAAAGTTCCTGCTACTGCAGGTGGAGCCAGTACTGGGAATGGCCAACAGATCTACAGTGTCCTGGCGTCCACACACGGTAACTCAGAGCTCCACCTGCTCACCAGCAACAAGCAGTTGTCGGGGAGCATGGTTGTTGGACCTGCTTTCTCAGGCCTGCTTAACCTGTGTGAGAGCTACGGAGACACCAACACCAACCAGGTCCCTCAGGTCATTCCTGCTGCCCCAGCGCCCTCTATACCACCAGGGCTGAAACAGCGATTCCACCCCTTCGGCAGTAAAACCCCTACGCTGACCTGCATTGCAGAGAGTGAGGTGGATGGAGCCACATTTGGGCCCTCGTCTACAACCCTTCACCCTCGGGTAGTTAAACGATTCATGGAAGAAGCAgggcaggaggaagaggatgaagtgaggaaaaagaagaagaaaaagaaagaaaagcgGATAAAGACAgagcaagaggaggaggtgaaagtGAAACAGGAACCTGTAGCTGAAATTCAGGAGGAAGTGATGATGGAGCTCCCCTTCCAGAAGGGTGATGTttcagaggagaagaggaagaaaaagaagaaaaagaaggacaGGGAGCgagaggaagtggaggagggaGTGGAGCCCAGTGTGAGGATGAAGGTGGAAGAAGTGACAGTGAAATGTGAACCAGTAGACTTTTCATATGGTGATGTAGTGGAGGGctcaggaaagaaaaagaaaaagaagatcaAAACTGACAACTAA